Part of the Desulfolutivibrio sulfoxidireducens genome is shown below.
GAAAGCGCACCTCGGTCTTGGCCGGGTGCACGTTGACGTCCACGTCCTCGGGCGGCATGGACACGAAGATCACGGCCTGGGGATATTCCCGGGACAACAGCCTGCCCTTGTAGGCCTCGCGCACGGCCGAAAGCAGCACCCGGTCGCGCACGTGGCGGCCGTTGACGAAAAAAAGCATGCGGTCGGCCCGGGCCTGGGCCTTAAGCGGCCGGCCGGCAAGCCCGGTCACCCGGTGCCCGTCATGCTCCAGCGAAACCTCGATCAGATCCTCGGTCACCGCCGGGGGCCACATGCCCGAAAGCCGGGCCGCCAGGGTCTGCCCGGCCGGGAAACGGTGCACCGTGCGCCCGCCGCAGGAAAGTTTGAAGGCCACGTCCAGTCTGGCCAGGGCCAGGCGGCACAGGGTCTCCACGCACAGCTTGGTCTCCGTGGCCTCGGACTTGAGGAACTTGAGCCGGGCCGGGACCCCGGCGAACAGGTCCCGAACCTCGATTTTCGTCCCCCGGGTCATGGCCGCCGGTCCCTGGTCCGTGATCCGGCCGTTTACCACCTCGATCATGGCCGCCTCGTCATAGCCTTCGCAGGCCGAGGCGCAGCGGAAAAGGGACACCGAGGCGATGCTCGGCAACGCCTCGCCCCGAAACCCGAAGCTGGCGATGGACGAAAGCTCCGCGAGGCTGGCGATCTTGCTCGTGGCGTGGCGGGTCACGGCCAGGGCAAGCTCGGCCGGGGTCATGCCGAAGCCGTTGTCCTGGACCTGGATCAGCCCCCGGCCGCCGCCCTCGACCGTGACCTCGATCCGGGTGGCCCCGGCATCCAGGCTGTTTTCCACCAGCTCCTTGAGCACGCTGGCCGGACGCTCCACCACCTCGCCGGCCGCGATCTGGTTTTGCAGCTCCGGAGGCAGGATGCGGATGGGCCGGGAAGCGGCTGGGCGTGGCGATGAGGAATCGTCGCTGTTCATGGGCTTGTGGCTATCACGGCAGGGGCCGGTTGAACAGTGGCCCGGAAAAGCCGTTGTCCCGGGCCGTTGGCCCGAAACCGTCTTGCAATCCCCGTCGGAGTCGGCCACATTCCCAGGCGGCCCTCACGCGGCCCAAACCACATTCAGGCGGCGATCCATGACCATTCCCTTCAATTCCCTGCGCGCCCGCATCCGGGTCCCAAATATCGTGTCCAACTACCGGCGGCTGTGTCGTCCCGGCGGCGAGACCATCCCGGTGATCAAGGCCGACGCCTACGGTCACGGCCTGGTTCCCGTGGCCCGGGCCCTGTCCAAGGCCGGGGCGGCCACCTTCGCCGTGGGCTCAGTGGAGGAGGCCGTTGCCCTGCGTGCCTCCGGCGTCCCAGGTCGCATCCTCTCCCTGCTCGGTCCCATCGACGCCGATCAGTGTCAGGCCCTGTGGCGCGGCGATGTCATCCCCTTCGTGCATCACCCGGATCAACTGCGCCTTCTGGCCGACGTCTCCCGGAACATGGACAGGCCTCTTGGCGTGGCCCTCAAATGCGACACGGGCATGCGTCGCCTGGGATTCACCCGCGGGGACGCGGCCGAGGCCGCACGGATCATCGCCGCAACTCCGGGTCTGAACCTGGCCATGCTCAGTTCCCACCTGGCCACAGCCGACGACCCCGGGGATTTCGACTATGTGGAGGCCCAGATCCAGGAATTCACCGCCATCCGGGGGCAACTCCTGGCGCTCGGACTTTCCTTTCAAACCAACCTGGCCAACTCCGCCGCCGTCCTGGCCCATCCCGAGGCCCACTTCGATTCCCGGCGCGTCGGCATCTCCCTCTACGGCGGCAATCCCTTCCAGGGGACGCCCCTGGCCCACCTGGGACAGGGGCTTGTTCCGGCCATGGAGGTGGCCACGCGTATCGTGTCCGTGCACGACCTGGCCGCCGGACAGTCCGTGAGCTACGGCCGGACCTTCACCGCGCCCACGGATACGCGCATCGCTGTGGTGGCCGCCGGATACGCCGATGCCTACGGGCGAAGCCTCTCCAATTCGGGATTCATGTACCTGCGCGGCGTCCGCGTTCCCATCCGCGGCCGGGTATGCATGCAGTTGACCGCCGTGGAGGTTTCCGAGGTTCCGGACGTCAGGCCCGGCGAGGAAATCCTGCTTCTGGGCGGTCAGGGCGAAAACGCCATCACCCCCGACGATCTGGCCGAATGGTGGGGGACCATCTCCTACGAGGTTTTGTGTCTGCTGGGCCTTAATCCCCGCGAATACGTTGAGTAGCAAGGTTGGGGCGGGGGATGATTTTCGACCGCTTTGCGGTTCGCGGATGATTTCGCTTAACGCAGTGTCTGATCGTGCTGCAACGCAAGGGTAAGTCGCAGCATGTCCTTGAGTTGGATTCCATTCTCGAAAAGGGGTTCCGGGTAGTTCTTGAGAAAAAAATCCGTGTCGATACGCGAGACTCTGAATCCTTGGCGCTGATAAAAGGCCAGTTGATAACCAAACGTTCCCGTGCCGACATCAAGGCGATGTGCGCCTTCGTGCCTGTAAATCGAAATGACATGCCTGAGGAGCGCCGTTCCGATGCCTTTGTTTTGGCGGGATGGTTTTACGGCGATATTCATGATCTCATGTGTTTTGTCCGAAACCTGACTGACGATGCATATCCCGACAATGGCGTGATCCGAACAGGCGGCGAAGCACCTTGATCGTCCCAGGTAGCTCATAATGTTGTCTTTAGAGGGGTCTGCCAGAAGCAGAAGCTCGAGAGGGGAATCCAAGGGGGAGATTTCCACGAGTTGCAGAGAGGGGCTCTTTTCGTTCATACCGAATCCGACTTGCTAAGCAGCGCCTTGTGGGCAACCAGGTACAACTATTACGATTCCAGGCCACATGGCCTGCCGTGGCAGGGAAATCCCAAGTCACTCCCAAGCAGCCAGACGATCCCCAACTCAACTTTTGTCGCGGTCGATCCACTTGGGGGCCTGGACGGGCGTGTAGGCGCGCATCAGGGCCAGGAGGTCGAAAGGGGTGTCGGCGGCCAGGACGATGCCGGCATGGGCCTGGCGCACGAAGCGGTCCGCGACCATGCGCCCGACCAGGGCCAGCAGGGGATCGTAAAAACGGGTGACGTTGAGCAGGCCGCAGGGCTTGCGGTGCAGTCCAAGCTGGGCCCAGGTGACGATCTCGCAGAACTCCTCAAGGGTGCCCATGCCGCCGGGAAGGGCGATGAAGCCGTCCGACAGGTCGGCCATGAGCGCCTTGCGTTCGTGCATGGTGGGCACCACGTGCAGCCGTGTCAGGCCGGTATGGGCCAGTTCCTTGCGCTCGAGGAAATCCGGCAGGACGCCCACCACCTGGCCTCCGGCGGACAGGCAGGCCGTGGCCGCCGCGCCCATAAGGCCCACGGACGCGCCGCCGTAGACCATGGTCAGGCCTTCCCGGGCCAGATATTCGCCCAGGGCCTTGGCCGTATCGAGATAGACCGGATCGCCTCCGGGATTCGAGCCGCAAAAGACGCAGATGCTGCGCATGGGGATGCTCCAAAAAGGCGGGGAGCCGCTTGGGACGGCTCCCCGGTTTGCATTGGACGGGTCGCGGACGAGGGGGGTTTATTCTGGGCCCTCGATCAGGGGCTTGTGCTGGCTTAAGTCGAAGAATCCGCGCACGGGAAATGGTAGCGAATAGTTCGGGACCTTGTCGAAGTTGACAAATCCGGCGTCCTTGCCCTCGGAGAGTTCCGAAAGGGCCACCAGCCCGAGCGGGATGGGGAAATTCAGACAACAGGAGCGGATGGCCGCCAGGCGGTCCTTGTAGCGTTCCTTGAGGTAGTCCACGAGTTGGTCGCGTTCCTGTTTGGTGAAGGATTCAAGGACCACCCGGCGACAGCTTTCCAGGCTCACCTCCAGGTCCGGGACCAGGAGATCGCCAAAAAGGGCGTTCCAGTCGTAAAGCTGGGCCTCGGCCGGGTCCCATTCGGGCCGAAACAGGTGGACCTCCACGTCTTTGCGGCCCTTGAAGCTCTTGATGACGATGGACAGGGTAAAGGCCCGTTCGATGGGCAGCTTCACATCCGCCGGGACGATGTCGATCTCCATGGTGTTCCTCCCATATGCCGTGTGTGCTGGGTATTTCGTGGGGGAATTCCCCGTTGTGTCCGAAACGGCTTGGCCGTACATTCGGCATGCGGCGCGGCCGCCAAACCCCGTAAAAACGGATTTTACCGCTCATGTCCAGTCTTTTCCGGCTCAAAAGCCCGTTCGAACCCAAGGGGGACCAGCCCCAGGCCATTGCCGAACTGGCCGCCAACCTGGACGCCGGGGTGGCCAACCAGGTGCTTCTGGGGGCCACGGGTACGGGCAAGACCTTCACCATGGCCCAGGTTGTGGCCCGGTGCGGGTGTCCGGCCCTGGTCATGGCCCCGAACAAGACCCTGGCCGCCCAGCTTTACAACGAGTTCAAGTCCCTTTTCCCGGACAACGCCGTGGAGTATTTCGTCAGCTATTACGACTATTACCAGCCCGAGGCGTATCTGCCCCGGACCGACACCTACATCGAGAAGGACTCGTCCATAAACGACGACATCGATAAATTGCGCCACGCCGCCACCCATTCCCTGCTCACCCGGCGCGACGTGCTCATCGTGGCCTCGGTGTCCTGCATCTACGGCCTGGGATCAAGGGACTACTACGAGAGGATGGTCCTGCCGCTCGCGGCCGGGGAGGAAGTCTCCATGGACCGGGTGCTGTCCCGGCTGGTGGAGATCCAGTACGAGCGCAACGAGATCGATTTCCACCGGGGCACGTTCCGGGTGCGCGGCGACGTGGTGGAGATCATTCCCGCGTATAGCCGGGATACGGCCCTGCGCCTGGAATTTTTCGGGGACGAACTGGAGAGCATCCTGGAGACCGATCCCCTGACCGGGGAGGTCCTGGGTTCGTTGCGGCGGACCATTATTTTCCCGGCCAGTCATTACGTCTCGGACCGCGACAATCTGCATCGCGCCGCCTCGGACATCCGGGAGGAACTGCGGCTGCGGCTTGTGGAGTTCAAGGCCGGAAACCGGCTTGTCGAGGCCCAGCGCCTGGAGCAGAGGACCCTCCAGGACCTGGAGATGATCGAGGAACTGGGCTACTGCACCGGCATCGAAAACTATTCGCGGCACCTGGACGGCCGGGCCGCCGGCCAGCCGCCGTACACCCTGCTGGACTATTTTCCGAACGATTTCATCACGTTCATCGACGAATCCCATATCACCGTGCCCCAGATCGGGGGCATGTACAGCGGCGACCGCTCGCGCAAGCAGACCCTGGTGGACTACGGCTTCCGGCTGCCCTCGGCCCTGGACAACCGGCCGCTCAATTTCGAGGAATTTCTGACCCGGGTGGGGCGGATGGTGTTCGTCTCGGCCACCCCCGGACCGTGGGAGATCGAGCGCTCCCAGGGCGTGGTGGTGGAGCAGATCATCCGGCCCACGGGCCTGGTGGACCCCCAGGTGGAGGTCCGGCCCACCAAGGGACAGGTGGACGATCTTTTGGCCGAATGCCGGGCGCGCATGCTGGCCGGCGAGCGCGTCCTGGTGACCACCCTGACCAAACGCATGGCCGAGGACCTGACCGATTATCTGAACGCCATGGGGGCCACGGCCCGCTACCTGCATTCGGATATCGACACCCTGGAGCGGATGGCCATCATCCAGGCCCTGCGCCAGGGGGAATTCGCGGTGCTTGTGGGCATAAACCTCCTGCGCGAGGGCCTGGACATTCCCGAGGTGTCCCTGGTGGCCGTCCTGGACGCGGACAAGGAGGGGTTTTTACGCTCCGCGCGGTCATTGGTGCAGACCTTCGGCCGGGCGGCCAGAAACGTCTCGGGTCGGGTGATCCTGTACGCCGACGCGGTGACCGGCTCCATGACCGCGGCCATGGAGGAGACCCGCCGCCGCCGGGAGAGGCAGGAGGCGCATAATCTGGCCATGGGCATCACCCCCGCGACCGTGCGCAAGGACCTGGAAAACGTCCTGGATTCCCTGTACAGCCAGATTCGCGAGGAGACGGCCCAGGCGGCCAGGCTTGTGGCCGCCGAGGACCCGGACGACTACGGCGTGACCCCGGCGTCCATGAAAAAGACCATCCGCCGCCTGGAACGGGAGATGCGCGAGGCGGCCAAGGAACTGGCCTTCGAGCGGGCCGCCTTGCTTCGCGACCGCATCGCGGCCCTTCGGGAAAAGCTTTTGAGCCTGGGAGAGGCATGAACGCCATCAAGCTGCACGGTCGTTTTTTGAGCCTGCAACATCGCCTTGGGGGATTCTGGCCGATCGTCATCGGTTTTGTGATCATGTTCGGGGTCATGGTCATGGGCGTGGCCGCGTACATGACCATCGAGGGCTGGCCATTTTTCGACAGTCTCTATCAGGTGATCATCACCCTCTCCACAGTGGGTTTCCAGGAGGTCAACCCGCTCTCCGAACAGGGCCGGGCGGCCACCATGCTGCTGATCGTCTGCGGGGTGGGCAGCTTCGCCTATCTGGTGGGGTCGTTCACCCAGGTGCTCATCGAGGGACGGCTGCAAAAAATTTTCGGGAGGCGGCGGGTGCAAAAGGCCATCGACAAATTGTCCGGGCACATCATCGTCTGCGGCTGCGGCCGTATCGGGGCCATCGTGACCGAAAAGATCATGGCCGAGGGCCAGCGCGTGGTGGTCATCGAAAAAGATCTCGAGGTGGTGAGGGAGTTGGAGGAAAAGGGCATCCTGCATCTGGCCGGGGACGCCACGGACGACGAGATGCTTCTCGGGGCCGGAATCGAACGGGCCAAATCCCTGGTGGCCGCCCTGCACCAGGAGGCGGCCAACGTCTATGTGACCCTGACGGCAAGGCAGATCAACGCTGGGCTTTTTATCGTGGCCCGGGCGGATTCGCCTCCGCACATCCCCAAGCTCAAGCGGGCCGGGGCCGATCAGGTGCTCATCCCGCACCTGTTCGGCGGGGTGCGCATGGCCCAATCCGTGCTTCGGCCCACGGTGACCAGCTTTCTGGAGTTGGCCCTGAGCCGGAGCGACATCGACCTGCAGATGGAGGAACTGAGGATCGAGGCCGACTCGGAGGTCGTGAACCAGAATCTTATTGAATCGAAGATTCGGCCCCGCTTCGATCTCATTGTTATCGGCATCAAGAAATCCAGCGGGGAGATGGTCTTCAATCCCCAGCCCCAGGCCGTGCTGGAGGCCGGGGACACCATGATCCTGGTGGGCAAGAGGGATGATCTGGACCGGCTGCGGGCCATTTTGTAGGGAACTGGCCGTGACGGCGCAGGAGAATTCCCGGATCGAATGCGTGGTGGCCCGCTACACTGAGGATGTGTCCTGGACCCGGGCCTTGGCCTGCCCTGTGCTGGTCTATGACAAGTCCGGTGCGCCGGGGCCGCTGGCCCTGCCGAACATCGGCCGGGAAACGCACACCTATCTGACCCATATTGTTCGACGCTACCCGGAGTTTCCCGATTATACGGTTTTTGTGCAGGCCGATCCCTTCCCCCATCTGCCCGAGGGTATGGATGCGGCCGGGTTGTGGGAACGCATCGTCCAGAACGTCCGGCTCGGCGTGTCCTTCGCCGGGCTGGCCTGGTTCAAGCTCAGATGCGACCGGCTGGGGCGGCCCCACGACATGGCTGGCTCGGAGAAAGAGGGCAAATGGGCGGGATTGAGCCGGGACATCCCCGTGGGGGATGTGTACGCCGCGCTTTTCCCCGGCCCCGTGCCCGAGATCTTTCTGACGCCGGCCCCGGCGGGCCTGTTCATGGTGGCCCGGGAACGCATTCTGGCCAGGCCGTTGGGCTTGTACCGGGCGGCGTTGGCCCTGGTGGAGGCTGATCCCGAGGACGCGCGAAACACCGGGCACGCCTTCGAGCGGCTGTGGAACGTGATTTTCAATGGAAACAGGGACCTCAACCGGCCCGAATGGGCCGACTGACCCGGAGCAACGGTGGCCGACGACTTTGATCCCGCAATCCGGGCGCGCCAGCTTCGCGACTTCATCCGGCATCACGACTACCGCTATTACGTCCTGGACGATCCGGAAATAAGCGACGCCGACTACGACGCCCTGTTTCGCGAACTGGCGGCCATCGAGGCCAGCCATCCCGAACTGGACGATTCCGCCTCGCCCACCAAACGGGTGGGGGGCGCGCCGGCCGAGGGCTTTGTCTCCAGGCCCCACCGCCAGCGCATGTACAGCCTGGACAACGCCATGAGCCGGGAGGAATGGGAGGCCTTTCTGGAGCGGGCGCGCAACGCCCTGGCCAGGCAGGGGGGGAAGCTGCCCGGGACCTTCTTTGTCGATCCCAAATTCGACGGGCTGGCCCTGGAGGTCATCTATGAAAACGGGCGCTTCGTAGCGGCCCTCACCCGGGGTGACGGCGTAACCGGCGAGGATGTGACCGAAAACCTGCGCACCGTGCGCAATTTGCCCCTGTCCCTTACCCCCCATGCGGCCGCGGCCGGACTTCCGGTCCCGCGCCTTCTGGAGGTGCGCGGCGAGGTGGTCATCACCCGCCAGCATTTCTATGAGCTCAATGAAGCCCGCCGGGCCGCCGGGGAAAAGATCTTCGCCAACCCCAGAAACGCCGCGGCCGGGTCCGTGCGCCAACTCGATCCCAAGGTTACGGCCGCCCGTCCCTTGCGCTTTTTCGCCTATGCCACGGGAGCCGTGGACTCTCCGGATTCCGGGCCGCCCTGGACAACCCATGCGGCCATGATGCGCGCCCTTGGTCTGTACGGCTTTTCCGTGGCCAGACAGGGCCGGACCTGCCGGACCTCCGAGGTCTATCCCTTTTTCCAGGAGCTTGGGAAAATGCGCCTGGATCTGCCGTTCGAGATCGACGGGGCCGTGGTCAAGTGCGACGATCTGGCGGTGCAGGCCGAACTGGGTTTTACCGACCGCGCCCCGCGTTTCGCCGTGGCCCTGAAATTTCCGGCCCATGAGGCCGAGACCATCCTGCGAAAGATCGAGGTCCAGGTGGGCCGCACCCGGGTCATCACCCCGGTGGCCATCCTCGAACCCGTGTCCCTGGCCGGGGTGACCGTGTCCCGGGCCACGCTGCACAACGAGGACGAGATCGCGGCCAAGGACCTGCGCGAGGGGGACACCGTGGTGGTGCGCCGGGCCGGGGACGTGATCCCCGAGGTGGTCCGGGCCATTGAGGAAAAACGGCCCCCCGAAGGCCGCAGGCCCTATATCTTCCCACCGGACTGCCCATCCTGCCATACCCCGAGCGTGAGGCTGCCGGGCGAAGCGGCCCGCAGATGCGTCAATCCCGACTGTCCCGGGGTGCGGCTTCGGGGCATCGTCTATTTCGTGTCCAAGGCCGGCCTGGACATCGAGGGTGTGGGCGGCAGGTGGATCGAGATCCTGGTGGATCGCGGGCTGTTGCGGTCTCCGGCCGACCTGTTCACCCTGACCAGGGAGCAATTGCTCGAACTGCCGCGCATGAAGGAGACATTGGCCTCGAAGTTCGTGGCTTCCATCGCCAAGGCCAGGGACACGGCCACCCTGGAAAGGTGCATCGCCGCCCTGGGCATTCCGCTGGTGGGATCGCGCACGGCCCGCACCCTGGCCGGCCGCTACCGGGACCTGGGGGCGCTTTCCGAGGCCGGGGAGGAGGAATTGACGGAACTTTCGGACATCGGGCCGGAGGTGGCCCGGTCCATCCGGGAGTTCTTCACAACCCCCGAAAACCAGGAACTGCTGAACCGTTTCCGGGAGATCGGGTTGTGGCCGAGAGGCGAGCCGAAAAAGGCCACGACCCAGGCCGGGCATCTGGCCGGAAAACGGTTCCTTTTTACCGGGGAACTGCCGGGCATGCCCCGGCACGAGGCCCAGGCGCTGCTTGAGGCCGCCGGCGGGATCGTGGTGTCGGCCGTCTCCAAAAAGCTCGATTATCTGGTGGCCGGCGACAAGCCCGGCTCCAAGCTGCAAAAGGCCAGGGACCTGGGGGTAACGGTCATCGGCCCCGGGGAATTTGTGGACCTGCTGCGTCCCCGCCGGGGAGGGAACGTCTCGGTCCAGGCCAGCCTTTTTTGACGCGGAACGCCGTTGCTGGTGTGTCTTTTAACGGAAAGACAGGGTAGTGCGAAGGGGCCTGGGGAAATGCCGTTGCTTGTCCGGATTTCGAATGGCACGGGCCTGGGCCGCCGGAGGCCTCAGCCACTGCGCATTTACGCACAAGCCGCATGCGAATTTTCCATGGGGCATTTTTGTCGCTGACTGGCCGTCCGCCTTCTTTCGCGGCGTGGCCGGCGGTTTTCCATAGACACCTTTTTGAGGAGGGAGAAGGACATGAGCGTATGCGATGTGGTCATCATGGGCGCCCGGGGCAGGATGGGGTCGACACTGATCAATCTGATCCGGGCAGGTCAGGACTACCGCCTGGTGGCCGTGGTCGAGCGTCCGGGAAACGAGGAGGGACTTTCGGCCCTGGGCTGTCTGGTGGACACCGACCTGTCCCGGGTGCTGCCCAAGGTTCCGGGGGCGGTGGTCATCGATTTCACCTCACCGGCCTGTTCCGTGGCCGTGGCCACCGCCGCCGCCGCGCACGGCAACCCGGTGGTCATCGGCACCACGGGTCTTTCCCCGGATCAGACCGCCGTTCTGGAACGAGTCGCGGTCACGGGCCGGGTCTTCTGGGCCCCGAACATGAGCGTGGGGATCAATGTCCTGTTGTCCGTGCTGCCTGATCTGGTCCGCAAGCTCGGCCCGGCGTACAATCTGGAGATCATGGAGATCCACCACAACAAAAAGGCCGATTCTCCCAGCGGCACGGCCATAAAGCTCGGCCAGTGCCTGGCCCGGGCGGCCGGACGGGATTTCGAGGCGGCCAAGACCTGCTGCCGGGAGGGAATCATCGGCCCGCGCACTGTGGAGGAGATCGGCATCCAGGCCCTGCGTGGCGGGGACGTGGTGGGGGACCACACGGTCTATTTTTTCGGCCCGGGCGAACGCATCGAGGTCACCCACCGGGCCCAGTCCCGGGATACCTTGGCCAGGGGAGCGCTTCGGGCCGCGGCCTGGCTTCCAGGGCAGGCCCCGGGGCGGCTCTACGGCATGCCGGACATGCTTGGTTAGGCCGTCGCTTCCTTCGATGCCCGCAGGCGGTTCGGGCGCTTGGGAGCCGGGCGATTTCAGGAGCGGTCCTTGCCCGGCGGGGCATCAGGCGACCGGGGCCGGATCGGAGTGCCTGGCCAGCTTGGCCTTCATGCGCCTGAGCACGTCCACCTGGGCCTTTTCGACCTCACGCAGGGCCTGGGCCGACATGGCCTGGTCGCCCGCGCGGGCGGCCGTGTCCAGGACCCTGGCCGTGGCGCTTAGGGTGTTGGCTCCCATGGTCGCGGCCGCTCCCTTGAGGGAATGGGCCAGAAATGCCAGCCGGTCCAGGTCCCCTGTGGCCAGGGCCTGGCGCATGTCCCCGAGCATACTGGGTTTTTCCTCGACGAAGGCGGAAAACAGTTTGAGCACGAAGGCCGCGTTGCCCCGGGCCTTTTCCAGAAGCCAGGCGTAGTCCAGTATCTCGGGATCGTCCTGGTCCGGGACGGCGTCCAGGCGGCCCTTGCGGGCCAACACCCGCAGCAGTGAGGCCGAGATTTCCGGCAGGCCCACGGGTTTTTGTAGGTAGTCGTCCATGCCGGCCCGAAGGAAGGTCTCCCGGTCGCCCTTGTGGGCGTGGGCGGTCAGGGCGATGATGGGCACGTCCGGGTCGATGTCGCCGCCCTCGGCATGCCGGATGATCCGGGTGGCCTCCATGCCGTCCATCTCCGGCATCTGGATGTCCATAAGCACGGCGTCGACACGGCTTTTTTCCAGGACCTTGACCGCCCGAAGCCCGGTATGGGCGGTAATGACCGTATGTCCGTTCTGTTCCAGAAGCTCCCGGATGAACATCTGGTTGACCGGGTTGTCCTCGGCCAAAAGGATGGTCAGGGGCGGCAGGACGTCTTCCCGGGCGGGCTGACGGCCCTCCTCGACGGAATCGGCCGGGGCTTTTTCCTGGGGCAAACGCGACTCCACGCAAAAGGAAAAGACGCTGCCCTTGCCTTCCTCGCTTTCCACCTGGATATGGCCGCCCATCATGGCGACCAGTTCCTTGAAGATGGACAGGCCAAGGCCCGCCCCGCGATATTTGCGGGTGGCCGAGGGATCGGCCTGGGTGAAGCTTTCAAAGATGGCGTCGAGTTTGCCGGCGGGGATGCCGATGCCCGTGTCGCGCACGGCGAACAGGAGCCTGACGGCCTTTTTTTCCGTGACGTGGTCCTCGACCAGGGAGACCTCCACCTCGACCAATCCCCTGTCCGTGAATTTGACCGCGTTCCCCACCAGATTCACGAGAATCTGGCGCAACCTGACGGAGTCCCCCACAATGATCCGGGGCACGGCCTCGTCGATGCGGGCCGTGAGCATCAGTCCTTTTTGCTCGGCCAGGGGCGTGAACACGGTGATGGCGTTCTCCACGGTTTCGCGCAGATTGAAGGCCGCCTCGGCCAGCTTGAGCCTTCCGGAGCTGATTCGGGCGCTGTCGAGGATGTCGTTTATGATTTCCAGAAGCGACGTGGCCGAATGTCGGACCATCTCCAGATATTCCCGTTGCTTGCGATTCAAAGAGGTGGCCAGGGTGAGTTCGGTCATGCCCAGGATGCCGATCATGGGCGTGCGCAACTCATGGCTCATGTTGGTCAAAAAGACGCTCTTGGCCGCCTCGGCGGCCGTGGTGGCCTCACGGGCCTTGATCATTTCCGCCTCGGTCGCGGCGTCCGGGGAGGGGGGCAGGGCCGCCAAGAGGATCTCCCGACCGTTCTCCCTGAAGGGAAGGACGCGCACGGGGGCCGTGCCGGGCACGGCGAGAATGGTTCCGTCTTTCACCCGGCCGGGAAAGGGCGTGCCGCTTAAGGCCCCTGGCGCGCTTCCCAAAAGCCCCTCGGCCCGGGGACCGGCCAGAATGATGGTCCCAGCCGGGTCCACGGCGCACAGGGCCGCCCCGCACAGGTGCTCCAGTTCGGAGAGCGACAGGGGGAAGTGTCTTTCGGATTTCATGCTTTCCTCTGGGTCGTGGTCAGCCCTTGACGCAGGCCAGCGGGCGCACCCGGGCGGTTTTCGAGGCCAGGCCGACATGGCGGGTGGTTTCCACGACGGCCTCGATATTTTTGTATGCCCCCGGGGCCTCCTCGGACAGTCCCCTGAAGTCGTGGACCCGGACGGCCACCCCCAGGCGGGCCATCTCCTCCATGACCGTTTGCGGCCGGAAGCGCTTGACGGCCTGCTTGCGGCTGAACTGGCGGCCCGCGCCATGGCAGGCTGAGCCGAAGGACAGATGTTCCGATGCGGCGGCCCCGGAAAGAATGTAGGAACAGGTCCCCATGCTGCCGCCAACGAGCACGGGTTGGCCCGCCTGGCCCAGCCAGGCGGGCAGGGCCGGATGTCCAGGACCGAAGGAGCGGGTCGCGCCCTTGCGGTGCACGAAAAGGGTTTGCGGCGTCTGGTCCACAAGATGGGTTTCCGCTTTGCATGTGTTGTGGGAGACGTCGTAGAGCAGGTCCAGGCGTGAGCCGGGGAACAGGTCCCCGAAGACCTCTCGGACCAAATGGGTAAGCACCTGGCGGTTGGCCAAGGCGGCGTTGATGCCCGCGCGCATGGCCCCCAGATACTGTCTTCCCAGGTCCGAGGCGATGGGCGCATGGGCCAGTTCCTGGTCCGGGAAGGACAGGCCCAGCCTGGCGGCGCGCTTGCGCATGCGGTCCAGGTAGTCCGTGCCGATCTGGTGCCCCAGACCCCTGGAGCCGCAATGGATGCTGACCAGCACCCGGCCCCGGGAGAGTCCGTATGTCCGCGCGGTTGTTTCGTCGAATATTTCATCCACCACTTGAACTTC
Proteins encoded:
- a CDS encoding DUF3431 domain-containing protein, with product MTAQENSRIECVVARYTEDVSWTRALACPVLVYDKSGAPGPLALPNIGRETHTYLTHIVRRYPEFPDYTVFVQADPFPHLPEGMDAAGLWERIVQNVRLGVSFAGLAWFKLRCDRLGRPHDMAGSEKEGKWAGLSRDIPVGDVYAALFPGPVPEIFLTPAPAGLFMVARERILARPLGLYRAALALVEADPEDARNTGHAFERLWNVIFNGNRDLNRPEWAD
- a CDS encoding ATP-binding protein, producing the protein MKSERHFPLSLSELEHLCGAALCAVDPAGTIILAGPRAEGLLGSAPGALSGTPFPGRVKDGTILAVPGTAPVRVLPFRENGREILLAALPPSPDAATEAEMIKAREATTAAEAAKSVFLTNMSHELRTPMIGILGMTELTLATSLNRKQREYLEMVRHSATSLLEIINDILDSARISSGRLKLAEAAFNLRETVENAITVFTPLAEQKGLMLTARIDEAVPRIIVGDSVRLRQILVNLVGNAVKFTDRGLVEVEVSLVEDHVTEKKAVRLLFAVRDTGIGIPAGKLDAIFESFTQADPSATRKYRGAGLGLSIFKELVAMMGGHIQVESEEGKGSVFSFCVESRLPQEKAPADSVEEGRQPAREDVLPPLTILLAEDNPVNQMFIRELLEQNGHTVITAHTGLRAVKVLEKSRVDAVLMDIQMPEMDGMEATRIIRHAEGGDIDPDVPIIALTAHAHKGDRETFLRAGMDDYLQKPVGLPEISASLLRVLARKGRLDAVPDQDDPEILDYAWLLEKARGNAAFVLKLFSAFVEEKPSMLGDMRQALATGDLDRLAFLAHSLKGAAATMGANTLSATARVLDTAARAGDQAMSAQALREVEKAQVDVLRRMKAKLARHSDPAPVA
- the ligA gene encoding NAD-dependent DNA ligase LigA, which produces MADDFDPAIRARQLRDFIRHHDYRYYVLDDPEISDADYDALFRELAAIEASHPELDDSASPTKRVGGAPAEGFVSRPHRQRMYSLDNAMSREEWEAFLERARNALARQGGKLPGTFFVDPKFDGLALEVIYENGRFVAALTRGDGVTGEDVTENLRTVRNLPLSLTPHAAAAGLPVPRLLEVRGEVVITRQHFYELNEARRAAGEKIFANPRNAAAGSVRQLDPKVTAARPLRFFAYATGAVDSPDSGPPWTTHAAMMRALGLYGFSVARQGRTCRTSEVYPFFQELGKMRLDLPFEIDGAVVKCDDLAVQAELGFTDRAPRFAVALKFPAHEAETILRKIEVQVGRTRVITPVAILEPVSLAGVTVSRATLHNEDEIAAKDLREGDTVVVRRAGDVIPEVVRAIEEKRPPEGRRPYIFPPDCPSCHTPSVRLPGEAARRCVNPDCPGVRLRGIVYFVSKAGLDIEGVGGRWIEILVDRGLLRSPADLFTLTREQLLELPRMKETLASKFVASIAKARDTATLERCIAALGIPLVGSRTARTLAGRYRDLGALSEAGEEELTELSDIGPEVARSIREFFTTPENQELLNRFREIGLWPRGEPKKATTQAGHLAGKRFLFTGELPGMPRHEAQALLEAAGGIVVSAVSKKLDYLVAGDKPGSKLQKARDLGVTVIGPGEFVDLLRPRRGGNVSVQASLF
- the dapB gene encoding 4-hydroxy-tetrahydrodipicolinate reductase translates to MSVCDVVIMGARGRMGSTLINLIRAGQDYRLVAVVERPGNEEGLSALGCLVDTDLSRVLPKVPGAVVIDFTSPACSVAVATAAAAHGNPVVIGTTGLSPDQTAVLERVAVTGRVFWAPNMSVGINVLLSVLPDLVRKLGPAYNLEIMEIHHNKKADSPSGTAIKLGQCLARAAGRDFEAAKTCCREGIIGPRTVEEIGIQALRGGDVVGDHTVYFFGPGERIEVTHRAQSRDTLARGALRAAAWLPGQAPGRLYGMPDMLG